The proteins below are encoded in one region of Desulfobacterales bacterium:
- the gspE gene encoding type II secretion system ATPase GspE — translation MISDIAEYISPDQFPMEPVLLDNLSVKFMKESKFMPLRLENGTLSIVMAEPDDFSIPDTLKYTYDVDVKVFQGNEADILDFVERLYGAGAQSLEMIIEEAGKDTYELTDNLETDVNYLKDLASEAPIIRLVNRLILKAIELRASDIHFEPFETVFKVRFRIDGVLQDIESPPNRLQAAIISRIKIMANLDIAERRLPQDGRIKLKVTNREIDFRISTIPTLFGESLVMRVLDREMLILDLEKIGFPEHMLSRFLDVIHQPYGMILVTGPTGSGKTSTLYTALAKINTSEKKIITLEDPIEYYLTGVNQIQVKPKIGMTFANGLRSIVRQDPDVILVGEIRDKETAEISVQSALTGHLIFSTLHTNDSIGAINRLLDMGVEGFLLSSTLLGVLAQRLVRVICPHCKTPVQPDYRLLNAIGATEEEISNIVLYSGAGCETCRYSGFLGRTAIFEYLPVDADFRQAINRGADAENLKEVAGSKGMRSLRENGWDKVKEGITTISEILRVTLEK, via the coding sequence ATGATTTCAGATATAGCGGAATATATTTCCCCTGATCAATTCCCGATGGAACCGGTATTACTGGATAACCTTTCAGTCAAATTCATGAAGGAATCCAAGTTCATGCCGCTAAGGCTGGAAAATGGGACGTTAAGTATTGTCATGGCTGAGCCCGATGATTTCTCTATTCCGGATACCCTGAAATATACCTATGATGTGGACGTTAAGGTCTTTCAGGGCAACGAGGCGGATATTTTGGATTTCGTGGAACGATTGTATGGCGCCGGCGCCCAGAGCCTTGAAATGATCATCGAAGAAGCGGGAAAAGATACATATGAGCTGACGGACAATCTTGAAACGGATGTTAATTATTTAAAAGATCTTGCGTCTGAAGCCCCGATTATACGTCTTGTCAACCGATTGATTTTAAAAGCAATCGAGCTTCGTGCCAGTGATATTCATTTTGAACCGTTTGAAACTGTTTTTAAAGTTCGGTTTCGAATTGATGGTGTGCTTCAGGATATTGAGTCGCCTCCGAACCGCCTTCAGGCAGCTATTATATCCCGTATAAAAATTATGGCCAATTTGGATATTGCGGAACGGCGTTTGCCTCAGGACGGCCGTATTAAACTGAAGGTCACCAACCGGGAAATTGATTTTCGGATTTCAACGATTCCCACCCTGTTCGGAGAAAGTCTTGTCATGAGGGTTCTGGATCGGGAAATGTTAATTTTGGATTTGGAAAAAATTGGTTTCCCGGAGCATATGCTTTCCCGATTTCTCGATGTCATACATCAGCCCTATGGCATGATTCTGGTGACAGGTCCGACCGGAAGCGGCAAAACCTCAACGCTTTATACAGCGCTGGCAAAAATCAACACTTCAGAAAAGAAAATTATCACACTTGAAGATCCGATTGAGTATTATCTGACAGGTGTCAATCAGATTCAGGTCAAGCCCAAAATTGGGATGACGTTTGCCAATGGCTTGCGATCTATTGTCCGGCAGGACCCGGATGTGATCCTCGTGGGTGAGATCCGTGACAAGGAAACGGCCGAGATTTCTGTTCAGTCCGCCTTAACCGGGCATTTAATTTTCAGCACCTTGCATACAAATGATTCGATAGGGGCGATTAACCGGCTTTTGGATATGGGGGTAGAAGGATTCCTGTTAAGCTCTACACTCCTTGGCGTACTTGCGCAGCGACTGGTAAGGGTGATATGCCCGCACTGTAAAACACCTGTTCAACCGGATTACCGGTTGTTGAATGCCATTGGCGCCACTGAGGAAGAAATTTCAAATATTGTGTTATATAGCGGCGCGGGTTGCGAAACATGCCGCTACAGCGGATTTTTGGGGAGAACTGCCATTTTTGAATATCTTCCGGTAGATGCCGATTTCCGTCAAGCAATCAACCGGGGCGCCGATGCCGAGAATTTAAAAGAGGTGGCCGGTTCGAAAGGAATGAGATCGCTGCGGGAAAACGGCTGGGATAAGGTAAAAGAGGGGATTACCACCATTTCAGAAATATTACGAGTTACCCTGGAAAAGTAA
- a CDS encoding NUDIX domain-containing protein codes for MQKKRFCHFCGHPLTEKTVDGHARLFCQNCDIPIYENPVPAACIVTIDDADRLLLVKRSVAPKKGYWCLPGGFMELQETPEEAGLRELHEETGLTGKIDRLLGVTTNNSQQYDTVLMVGFLVTSYEGELIAGDDADAADWFTYPDLPEIAFDSHRRFISQYYTAYAQTQASNA; via the coding sequence ATGCAAAAGAAGCGCTTCTGCCATTTCTGCGGCCATCCCCTGACGGAAAAAACTGTAGACGGCCATGCGCGGCTTTTCTGCCAAAACTGCGACATCCCGATTTATGAGAATCCGGTGCCCGCGGCCTGTATCGTCACCATCGATGATGCGGACCGGCTGCTGCTGGTCAAGCGCAGCGTGGCCCCGAAAAAAGGCTACTGGTGCCTGCCCGGCGGATTCATGGAACTCCAGGAAACCCCCGAAGAGGCCGGCTTACGCGAACTCCATGAAGAAACCGGGCTGACAGGGAAAATCGATCGCCTTCTGGGCGTGACCACCAATAACAGCCAGCAGTATGATACGGTATTGATGGTGGGCTTTCTGGTTACATCCTATGAGGGCGAGCTGATCGCCGGTGATGACGCGGATGCCGCAGACTGGTTTACCTATCCGGATTTACCGGAAATCGCCTTTGACAGCCACCGGCGGTTTATCAGCCAGTATTATACCGCCTATGCACAAACCCAGGCATCAAATGCATAA
- a CDS encoding prepilin-type N-terminal cleavage/methylation domain-containing protein, translating to MKNGFTLVELLVVLLIISIASAWVIPRFVRPLGGLEVKSAARHVLSSLRYARNLSVSQKSVILAHFDLAGHRLIIVAEEAQNPGAPGLRRTDFLLQNKNRYRMLENYDFSEDVEIKNAGAYQPRNETDFFQIRFFPSGRSTGGGVVFAGQSKTRYRVNIDFITGMASLSQVD from the coding sequence ATGAAAAATGGATTCACGCTGGTTGAATTATTGGTGGTGCTGCTCATCATCTCTATTGCCTCAGCCTGGGTAATCCCGCGGTTTGTCCGCCCACTCGGCGGCTTGGAAGTGAAATCTGCGGCCAGGCACGTGCTCTCCAGTCTGAGGTATGCCAGAAATCTATCGGTTTCCCAAAAATCCGTCATTCTCGCTCATTTCGATTTGGCCGGGCATCGGTTGATAATTGTTGCAGAGGAAGCGCAAAATCCAGGAGCCCCGGGTTTGCGTCGCACCGATTTTTTGCTCCAGAATAAAAATAGATATCGAATGCTTGAAAACTATGATTTTTCGGAGGATGTCGAAATCAAGAATGCCGGAGCTTACCAGCCGAGAAATGAGACAGATTTTTTTCAGATCCGGTTTTTCCCTTCAGGCCGCAGTACCGGCGGCGGGGTGGTTTTTGCCGGTCAATCAAAAACACGATACCGGGTGAATATCGATTTTATAACTGGCATGGCCAGTTTATCCCAGGTGGATTAG
- a CDS encoding type II secretion system F family protein has product MIKYYYKAVDDSGQLVKGNLEAEEEKAVAARLHASGYIPVQIKPHGFLQRGWRLDFSGKLLPDFKNVSSKDILFFTQDLRALLEAGLPVDRALIMLHDTAENEKLKDIIQGVIKSVQGGNALSEAMSKYPKAFSSLYINMIKAGESGGILPEVLGRLGDFLENIQKVKDYVNSALIYPVFLLLVGGVSIIIMLTFVIPKFSVIFADMGQAIPLSTRVLLGLSDFVRSYWWVFTAMAGLGIFLGRQYANTDKGRLQIDDLKIRLPIWGDLIKSVEMARFSRTLGTLIRSGVPILQGLNLVRVIITNRVVADSVEKVHDRVKEGENLTVPLNQSGVFPTLAIQMISVGEETGNLEAMLLRVAQYYEDRVENKIKRLISLLEPVLILSMGLVIGFIVISMLMAVFSINEVGF; this is encoded by the coding sequence ATGATAAAATATTATTATAAAGCGGTTGATGACTCCGGGCAACTCGTGAAAGGAAATCTTGAGGCGGAGGAAGAAAAGGCTGTTGCCGCCCGTTTACATGCCTCTGGCTACATTCCCGTGCAAATCAAGCCCCATGGTTTTTTGCAACGGGGATGGCGCCTGGATTTTTCCGGGAAACTGCTGCCTGATTTTAAGAACGTTTCGTCAAAGGATATACTTTTTTTTACCCAGGATCTCAGGGCGTTGCTGGAAGCGGGGCTGCCTGTGGATCGGGCTCTCATCATGTTGCATGATACCGCCGAGAATGAAAAATTAAAGGATATCATTCAAGGGGTTATCAAATCGGTTCAAGGCGGCAACGCTTTGTCTGAGGCCATGTCAAAGTATCCCAAAGCGTTTTCTTCGCTATACATCAATATGATAAAAGCCGGGGAATCCGGCGGCATTTTACCCGAAGTACTGGGTCGGCTCGGCGATTTTTTGGAAAATATTCAAAAGGTTAAAGATTATGTCAACTCTGCCCTGATTTATCCCGTGTTTCTTCTGCTGGTGGGCGGAGTTTCCATTATTATCATGCTTACCTTTGTTATCCCCAAGTTTTCAGTCATTTTTGCGGACATGGGCCAGGCCATTCCCTTATCCACCCGGGTGTTGCTGGGGTTAAGCGATTTTGTCCGCTCTTATTGGTGGGTCTTTACAGCGATGGCCGGGCTGGGGATTTTTTTAGGCCGGCAATATGCGAACACGGATAAGGGGCGCTTGCAAATTGATGATTTGAAAATTCGCCTGCCAATCTGGGGGGATTTGATAAAATCCGTGGAGATGGCCCGTTTTTCCAGAACCCTTGGCACACTGATACGAAGCGGTGTCCCCATCCTGCAGGGGTTGAACCTGGTTCGGGTTATTATTACCAACCGGGTTGTTGCTGATTCCGTGGAAAAGGTGCACGATCGGGTCAAAGAAGGAGAGAATTTGACTGTCCCCTTAAATCAGTCGGGGGTTTTCCCCACGCTGGCTATTCAGATGATTTCCGTGGGAGAAGAAACAGGGAACCTTGAAGCGATGCTTCTGCGGGTAGCCCAGTACTATGAAGACCGGGTAGAAAATAAGATCAAGCGCTTGATCAGTTTATTGGAGCCGGTGTTGATATTAAGCATGGGGCTGGTGATCGGGTTTATTGTCATCTCCATGTTAATGGCTGTGTTTAGTATTAATGAGGTGGGATTTTGA
- a CDS encoding glycosyltransferase family 1 protein, with translation MVIGVDARPLSYRLTGIGYYLMHLLEMLQKVDRANTYVLISNKSIPFELNNRNWQKVEGHMGVRLLSTLWMQTFGPYFAGRHQLDLFWGPRHHLPVFLPEKIKTVVTIHDLVHKRCPETMALENFLVERLLMKRALEKADAIIAVSRSTAADIRYFYRLPGRKISTIYPGVPTFALQEQSCGAKQTDRSLPQKYFLFVGTLEPRKNLLTVLKAFEKLEPEKNDINLVIAGNIGWHAKDWLSGLMQSSAKERVFLTGYVSRQVLKHLYENAFCLVFPSIYEGFGMPVLEAMAAKVPVITANFSAMAEVAGDAALLVNPESAPDIAGAMQKLLRQQDLRNDLLRNAESRLIKFSWETAAKKTVNLFEQVCRN, from the coding sequence ATGGTAATCGGCGTTGATGCGCGTCCTCTGAGCTACCGGTTGACCGGTATCGGCTATTATTTAATGCATCTGCTGGAAATGCTTCAAAAGGTGGATCGGGCCAACACCTATGTCCTGATATCCAACAAAAGCATTCCATTCGAGCTGAATAACCGGAATTGGCAAAAGGTAGAAGGGCATATGGGCGTACGGCTGTTAAGCACCCTTTGGATGCAGACATTCGGGCCATACTTTGCCGGACGGCACCAGCTGGATTTGTTCTGGGGGCCCAGGCATCACCTGCCGGTCTTTTTGCCGGAGAAAATTAAGACAGTGGTGACGATTCATGACCTTGTTCACAAAAGATGTCCGGAAACCATGGCCCTTGAGAATTTTTTGGTGGAACGGCTCCTTATGAAGCGTGCCCTTGAAAAAGCGGATGCCATCATAGCTGTATCTCGATCCACGGCCGCCGATATTCGTTATTTTTATCGACTGCCGGGCCGCAAGATAAGCACGATTTATCCGGGCGTGCCGACATTTGCCTTACAGGAGCAGTCATGTGGGGCAAAACAAACGGATCGATCACTGCCCCAAAAATATTTTCTTTTTGTGGGTACGCTTGAACCGAGAAAGAATTTGCTGACCGTTTTAAAGGCATTTGAAAAGCTGGAGCCGGAAAAAAATGATATTAACCTGGTCATTGCCGGCAATATCGGGTGGCACGCCAAAGACTGGTTATCCGGATTGATGCAGAGTAGTGCAAAAGAGCGGGTTTTTTTGACCGGCTATGTTTCGCGGCAGGTGCTCAAGCATCTGTATGAAAATGCCTTTTGTTTAGTTTTTCCTTCAATTTACGAAGGGTTTGGGATGCCCGTGCTCGAAGCGATGGCCGCTAAAGTGCCGGTTATTACGGCCAATTTTTCGGCGATGGCTGAAGTCGCTGGAGATGCGGCGCTGCTGGTCAATCCGGAAAGCGCCCCGGACATTGCGGGGGCCATGCAAAAGCTGTTGAGACAGCAAGATTTGAGAAATGATCTTCTGAGAAATGCGGAGAGTCGATTGATAAAGTTTTCGTGGGAGACAGCTGCTAAAAAGACCGTCAATCTGTTTGAGCAGGTATGTCGAAATTGA
- a CDS encoding type II secretion system protein GspK, translated as MRIYQIQNNSGMALLIVLWVLVLLSVMAAEFSYTMRNQVRVVNNFKEGAQAYYMAVGGINQAIFSILRTESRPPGDPKAEALQTGGATLTGQWRTNSIIGPIPFGEQGAIRVHIQNEGGKIDINQADEKLLNIMLEPFNLDESRKAIIVGSIQDWRDENSLHRANGAEDDYYQSLAEPYECRDGDFESKQELLLVRGISSALYYGGLQDFVTVISEDQQRDSGLGGLLSRFSNTGQSGGRSGKLNINAVPTRLLSALPDIQAETVEIIDSHRKKHNFNSLSELQPLLSDGQFQVIRRYLTADPLPYYRIWVTGYTQNNTQETVEALVKIQGAGDQKPYRILEWKDSVQE; from the coding sequence ATGCGGATTTACCAGATTCAAAACAATAGCGGCATGGCTTTATTGATTGTGCTGTGGGTTCTTGTCTTATTATCCGTCATGGCCGCTGAATTCAGTTACACCATGCGCAACCAAGTCCGGGTGGTGAACAATTTTAAGGAAGGCGCACAGGCTTATTATATGGCGGTTGGCGGCATCAATCAGGCCATTTTTAGCATTCTGCGCACTGAATCCCGGCCGCCGGGCGATCCTAAAGCCGAAGCCCTGCAGACCGGCGGCGCGACCTTAACCGGTCAATGGCGCACGAATTCAATTATCGGTCCCATTCCTTTTGGTGAGCAGGGGGCTATCAGGGTGCATATTCAGAACGAGGGCGGCAAGATTGATATCAATCAGGCGGATGAAAAGCTTCTAAATATCATGCTGGAACCCTTCAATCTGGATGAAAGCCGAAAGGCGATTATCGTCGGCTCCATTCAGGATTGGCGGGATGAAAACAGCCTGCATCGCGCAAACGGTGCGGAGGACGACTATTACCAGTCACTTGCAGAGCCATATGAATGCCGGGATGGTGATTTTGAATCAAAGCAGGAGCTGCTCCTTGTCCGGGGAATATCGTCGGCTCTCTATTATGGCGGATTGCAGGATTTTGTTACGGTGATTTCAGAGGATCAGCAAAGAGATTCGGGTCTCGGCGGATTGTTGTCAAGATTTAGCAATACCGGCCAGAGCGGTGGTCGCTCTGGCAAATTAAATATCAATGCAGTACCGACCCGACTGCTCAGTGCTTTGCCGGATATCCAGGCAGAGACGGTGGAAATCATCGATTCGCACAGAAAAAAACATAATTTTAATTCGTTATCTGAGTTGCAGCCGTTGCTAAGCGACGGACAATTTCAAGTTATCCGCAGGTACTTAACCGCCGACCCATTGCCTTATTATCGAATTTGGGTTACGGGGTATACACAAAACAACACGCAGGAAACCGTTGAAGCGCTGGTGAAAATCCAGGGGGCCGGCGACCAGAAACCGTATCGCATTCTTGAATGGAAAGATTCGGTGCAGGAATAA
- a CDS encoding prepilin-type N-terminal cleavage/methylation domain-containing protein: MLIPKNRIPRKTSFRLTIRNDRGFTLIEVLISITLIGVIMVIIFGGLRIGIRAWESGEKNIEASQHQQIVLDLMRRQLASMRARAFETPDEREIFFSGKPASMAFISGYSLVPGHPYGDVYVRYWVESEGDQYVLKIYENNTLFEGFASSSGRNPGESNTYELTDVQNLGFSYLVEEESESYWTDNWQPDEPKIPLAIRCVFQKNTGMPPVEIFVATHESPAD; the protein is encoded by the coding sequence ATGCTTATCCCGAAAAACAGAATCCCCCGCAAGACATCGTTTCGCCTTACGATTCGAAATGACCGGGGGTTTACATTGATAGAGGTGTTGATTTCCATAACCCTGATCGGGGTCATCATGGTCATTATTTTCGGGGGACTGCGTATCGGCATAAGAGCCTGGGAAAGCGGCGAGAAAAATATTGAGGCCAGTCAGCATCAGCAAATCGTGCTGGATTTGATGCGTCGACAGCTGGCTTCGATGCGGGCCAGAGCCTTTGAAACTCCCGATGAACGGGAAATTTTTTTCAGCGGCAAGCCGGCGAGCATGGCCTTTATTTCCGGATACTCGCTGGTGCCGGGTCATCCCTACGGGGATGTATATGTGCGGTATTGGGTTGAATCCGAAGGGGATCAATATGTGTTAAAAATATATGAAAACAATACATTATTTGAGGGTTTCGCATCTTCTTCCGGTAGAAATCCGGGTGAAAGTAATACCTATGAGTTAACCGATGTTCAGAATTTGGGTTTTTCCTATCTGGTCGAGGAAGAATCGGAAAGTTACTGGACAGATAATTGGCAGCCGGATGAGCCTAAAATTCCGTTGGCCATTCGTTGTGTATTCCAAAAAAATACCGGGATGCCTCCCGTTGAGATTTTTGTTGCAACGCACGAATCGCCCGCCGACTAA
- a CDS encoding CvpA family protein — translation MNPFDMVIAVILGYSLIVGIFKGFIKEAASIIGVVGGFYAAYAGHELLGPVVAGWVETPAYRDIIAFILIFLGFCLIVNLLGFLLRLLIKLVLLGAVDRFFGGVLGVLKGALVASLLYVLLVAFLPIGGKQMVAESQLARPVNAVSKMIVHVVPKEKRRAFMRNMEELKKEWSGEKEPESPN, via the coding sequence ATGAATCCGTTTGACATGGTGATCGCGGTGATTCTGGGCTACAGCCTGATCGTCGGGATTTTCAAAGGGTTTATCAAAGAGGCGGCCTCGATTATCGGGGTGGTCGGCGGCTTTTATGCGGCCTATGCCGGCCATGAACTGCTGGGCCCGGTGGTGGCCGGCTGGGTTGAAACACCGGCTTATCGGGATATCATCGCTTTTATCCTTATATTTCTTGGTTTCTGCCTGATCGTGAATTTACTTGGCTTTCTGTTGCGCCTGCTTATCAAGCTTGTGCTTCTGGGGGCGGTGGATCGCTTCTTTGGCGGAGTTTTGGGGGTGTTAAAGGGCGCGCTGGTGGCATCCTTATTATATGTGCTGTTAGTCGCTTTTCTGCCCATCGGGGGCAAGCAGATGGTGGCCGAATCGCAGCTGGCCCGGCCGGTCAATGCGGTTTCAAAAATGATTGTCCATGTTGTCCCGAAGGAAAAGCGCCGGGCCTTCATGCGCAATATGGAAGAACTGAAAAAAGAGTGGTCAGGGGAGAAGGAGCCTGAAAGTCCGAATTAA
- a CDS encoding type II secretion system protein, with protein MAAVDSETKDHSGMRKGAIDWVNQKGFTLLETLVAFMVLSIVLVVILQVFSGGIRSRHKSDRYLNATFHARAKMEELMATRTRPGSYSGAFDNGYQWQAEIGVIDNPDDSASDMETVRMSISVKVSWRANGRRIGIELHSLKLVPEQS; from the coding sequence GTGGCTGCCGTGGATAGTGAAACAAAAGATCACTCCGGGATGCGAAAAGGGGCCATTGATTGGGTAAACCAGAAGGGGTTTACCCTGCTTGAAACCCTGGTGGCATTTATGGTGTTGTCCATTGTTCTGGTTGTGATCCTGCAGGTGTTTTCAGGCGGCATCAGATCGCGCCATAAATCCGACCGATATCTTAACGCCACATTTCATGCCAGGGCAAAGATGGAAGAGTTGATGGCAACCCGCACGAGGCCTGGTTCTTACAGCGGCGCTTTTGATAATGGCTACCAATGGCAGGCCGAGATAGGAGTGATTGATAATCCCGACGATTCTGCATCGGATATGGAAACCGTCCGTATGTCGATATCGGTTAAGGTGAGTTGGCGGGCAAACGGTCGACGCATCGGCATTGAACTCCATTCGTTGAAACTTGTTCCTGAGCAAAGTTGA
- the gspG gene encoding type II secretion system major pseudopilin GspG, whose product MKRNKGFTLIELLIVMIILGLLAALVGPRMFGKIGTSKQKAARAQISMFETALETYRLDVGAFPTEAQGLEALRRQPAGTENWDGPYLPKEIPKDPWGHNYIYRYPSENSDFEIISYGADGQPGGKEENADIVNWKNPE is encoded by the coding sequence ATGAAAAGAAACAAAGGCTTTACGCTTATCGAATTGTTGATCGTTATGATTATACTCGGCCTTTTGGCGGCGCTGGTGGGGCCGAGAATGTTTGGCAAGATCGGAACATCAAAGCAAAAGGCAGCACGTGCGCAGATATCAATGTTTGAAACCGCATTGGAAACCTATCGGCTGGATGTGGGGGCTTTTCCCACTGAAGCGCAGGGGCTTGAGGCTTTGCGAAGACAACCGGCCGGCACAGAAAATTGGGATGGCCCGTACCTGCCCAAGGAGATCCCCAAGGATCCATGGGGACATAACTATATATATCGATATCCGAGTGAAAACAGCGATTTTGAAATCATCTCTTATGGAGCGGACGGGCAACCCGGCGGAAAAGAGGAAAATGCCGATATCGTGAACTGGAAAAATCCTGAATAA
- a CDS encoding glycosyltransferase yields the protein MSKLKVLQIYKDYYPPTQGGIERHVNRLANGLQKRGIEVVVLVSNTKPMYEDVNIEGIRVVKAPQLLRISSAPINMRMASLFYRLGCDADILHFHLPNPTADMAYLFSRLSRPKIIATYHSDVVRQQFLNRLYAPFFRHFLDKAAAILATSPNYVKSSKFLCGYKEKCHVVPLGINIARFNACCDDGRIGSIRQDYGPEIVLFIGKFRYYKGLDVLIRAMRKTGGKLLLIGSGPYEPQLKKLTADMGMSGRVFFLGERGDEEVNAFLKACDIFVLPSIYRSEAFGLAQLEAMACGRPVISTELATGTSYVNKHNSTGIVVPPGDTDMLAHSINTLMKDPCLREKYGTAGMCRVQDYFNEEQMIDNVLEIYRRVSDFRETAGPAPMPSFHRQSVYKD from the coding sequence ATGTCGAAATTGAAAGTCCTCCAGATTTATAAGGATTACTATCCCCCCACCCAGGGTGGTATTGAACGCCATGTTAATCGGCTGGCCAACGGACTCCAGAAAAGAGGCATAGAGGTTGTGGTGCTGGTTTCCAACACAAAGCCGATGTATGAGGATGTCAATATCGAGGGTATCCGGGTCGTCAAGGCGCCGCAGTTATTGCGTATCTCTTCAGCCCCGATCAACATGAGGATGGCTTCGCTGTTTTACCGACTCGGGTGTGACGCTGATATACTCCATTTCCATCTGCCAAATCCCACCGCAGATATGGCTTATTTGTTTTCCAGACTTTCCAGGCCCAAAATTATCGCCACCTATCACAGCGATGTCGTGCGGCAGCAATTTTTAAACAGACTCTATGCACCTTTTTTTAGACACTTTTTGGACAAGGCGGCTGCGATTCTCGCAACCTCTCCGAATTATGTGAAATCTTCTAAATTTTTGTGCGGTTATAAAGAGAAGTGTCACGTGGTACCATTAGGCATCAATATTGCAAGGTTTAACGCTTGCTGTGACGATGGGAGAATCGGCAGCATTCGCCAGGACTATGGACCGGAGATTGTCTTATTTATTGGAAAATTTAGATATTATAAAGGATTGGATGTACTCATCCGGGCTATGCGAAAAACCGGGGGAAAGCTCCTGCTGATCGGTTCCGGCCCTTATGAACCCCAGTTAAAGAAATTAACAGCCGATATGGGGATGAGTGGGCGCGTGTTTTTTCTGGGGGAACGCGGGGATGAGGAGGTCAACGCCTTTCTGAAAGCCTGCGATATTTTTGTCCTTCCGTCAATTTACCGGAGCGAGGCGTTCGGTCTGGCCCAGCTGGAGGCTATGGCTTGCGGCAGGCCGGTGATCAGCACAGAGCTTGCGACCGGCACTTCATACGTGAACAAGCACAATTCAACCGGTATCGTTGTGCCGCCGGGAGATACGGACATGCTTGCGCATTCCATCAACACGTTGATGAAAGACCCATGCCTCAGGGAAAAGTACGGCACAGCCGGGATGTGCAGAGTGCAAGATTATTTTAATGAGGAGCAGATGATTGACAATGTTTTAGAAATATACCGTCGGGTCTCGGATTTCCGGGAGACAGCCGGGCCGGCGCCTATGCCTTCATTTCACCGCCAATCCGTATATAAGGATTGA
- a CDS encoding class II fructose-bisphosphate aldolase produces MVERRQTAFKQFEKALEIGRPPNIVKLFPNSRALIVSGKFIDRAMLRKGKAIAMAANGRNYFVIRGALKAAQRANAAIIIEIAKSEGGTNAYCAVSYWNIARQVDAICNELNITVPVAVHADHYGIKKKEDIETAKTEIPSIFDAGMTSVAIDASHLPDDENLLASLDLNPYVPDWAGYETEIGEIKGKSGISTPEEALFLIQGLNAHGIFPDWIALNNGTTHGIEAGEDGIQVDLTAEIHKAIEKYNVSGAQHGTSGNSSQRLKKIAGQTRTTKANVATALQMISWGLKVNDYGNARLDETGDFIKLKDDGVTEEMWAKMSEYAQAQGLKKGDYKKLNLPFENSLLAQARSVRQRMVKAVEDFAYNLIANVLNSSNTAPLAIEAILEAGSFDAGIKAEQLEDPAEWTADKIAERAAAIERDRGPEGDFED; encoded by the coding sequence ATGGTCGAACGCCGGCAGACAGCATTCAAACAGTTTGAAAAAGCCTTAGAAATTGGCCGCCCTCCCAATATCGTCAAACTTTTCCCCAACTCCCGGGCGCTTATCGTAAGCGGCAAATTTATCGACCGGGCCATGCTGCGAAAAGGAAAGGCCATTGCGATGGCGGCAAACGGCCGGAATTATTTCGTGATCCGCGGCGCATTAAAGGCCGCCCAGCGGGCCAATGCGGCCATTATCATCGAGATCGCCAAATCCGAAGGCGGCACCAATGCCTACTGCGCGGTCAGCTATTGGAACATCGCCCGGCAGGTGGATGCCATCTGCAATGAATTAAATATCACCGTACCGGTGGCCGTGCATGCCGACCATTACGGCATAAAAAAAAAGGAAGACATTGAGACCGCCAAAACCGAAATCCCCTCCATATTTGATGCGGGTATGACGTCCGTGGCCATTGACGCATCCCATCTGCCGGATGATGAAAACCTTTTGGCCAGCCTCGATTTAAACCCCTATGTGCCGGATTGGGCGGGCTATGAGACCGAAATCGGGGAAATCAAGGGAAAATCCGGCATTTCAACGCCGGAAGAGGCCCTTTTCCTCATCCAGGGGTTAAACGCACACGGCATCTTTCCGGACTGGATTGCCTTAAACAACGGCACCACCCACGGCATTGAAGCGGGTGAGGACGGCATTCAGGTGGACCTGACCGCAGAAATCCACAAAGCCATCGAAAAATACAACGTTTCCGGCGCCCAGCACGGCACCTCCGGCAACAGCAGCCAGCGGCTCAAAAAAATCGCCGGGCAGACGCGCACCACAAAAGCCAATGTGGCCACCGCCCTTCAGATGATATCCTGGGGCCTCAAGGTCAACGACTATGGCAACGCCCGGCTCGATGAGACGGGAGACTTCATCAAGCTAAAGGATGATGGCGTGACCGAGGAGATGTGGGCGAAAATGAGCGAATATGCCCAGGCCCAGGGGCTTAAAAAAGGCGACTACAAAAAACTCAATCTCCCGTTTGAAAACAGCCTTCTGGCCCAGGCCAGAAGCGTCCGGCAGCGGATGGTCAAAGCGGTTGAGGACTTTGCCTACAACCTGATCGCCAATGTCTTAAACAGCAGCAACACCGCGCCCCTGGCGATTGAGGCCATACTTGAGGCCGGCTCCTTTGACGCCGGGATAAAGGCCGAGCAGCTGGAAGACCCGGCGGAATGGACAGCGGACAAGATTGCCGAGCGGGCCGCTGCCATTGAACGCGACCGGGGGCCTGAAGGGGATTTTGAGGACTGA